One Setaria viridis chromosome 7, Setaria_viridis_v4.0, whole genome shotgun sequence genomic region harbors:
- the LOC117864090 gene encoding cryptochrome-1 isoform X1 produces the protein MSVSSSPMCGGGDTGMRIVVWFRRDLRVEDNPALAAAARAGGEVVPAYVWSPEEDGPYYPGRVSRWWISQSLQHLDASLRRLGAGKLVTRRSDDAVVALLQLVRDTGATHVYFNHLYDPISLVRDHRLKEMLTAEGIVVQSFNADLLYEPWEVVDDEGQPFTMFAPFWNRCLSMPYDPPAPLLPPKKINSGDLTMCPSDDLIFEDESERGSNALLARAWTPGWQNADKALTAFLNGPLADYSVNRKKADSASTSLLSPHLHFGELSVRKVFHLVRMKQLVWSNDGNHAAEESCTLFLGSIGLREYSRYLSFNHPSSHERPLLAHLRFFPWVVNECYFKIWRQGRTGYPLVDAGMRELWATGWLHDRIRVVVSSFFVKVLQLPWRWGMKYFWDTLLDADLESDALGWQYITGSLPDGRELDRIDNPQFEGYKFDPHGEYVRRWIPELARLPTEWIHHPWDAPVSVLQAAGIELGSNYPLPIIELDAAKARLQEALSEMWQMEAASRATMNNGMEEGLGDSSEVPPIEFPRELHMEIDRQPAQATANVPTTARRRQDQMVPTMTSSLNRAETAVSADLGNSEDTRAQVPFHAHIEPRVQREDANAIQNAEGPALRIHGVHQPNFFQQPQHRRREAVAPSVSEASSSWTGREGAVVPVWSPPAASGHSETFAADEADVSSRSYLDRHPQSHRLMNWSQLPQSLTTGWELGNSVQPNLIG, from the exons ATGTCGGTCTCGTCCTCGCCCATGTGTGGCGGCGGGGACACCGGGATGAGGATCGTGGTGTGGTTCCGGAGGGACCTCAGGGTGGAGGACAACCCGGCGCttgcggcggccgcgcgcgccggcggggaggtggtGCCGGCGTACGTgtggtcgccggaggaggatGGCCCTTACTATCCGGGGCGAGTCTCCCGGTGGTGGATCAGCCAGAGCCTGCAGCATCTGGACGCCTCGCTCCGCCGGCTAGGGGCAGGAAAGCTCGTCACGCGGAGGTCGGacgacgccgtcgtcgcgctGCTCCAGCTCGTCCGCGACACCGGCGCCACGCACGTCTACTTCAATCATCTCTACG ACCCGATCTCACTGGTCAGGGACCACCGGCTGAAGGAGATGCTGACGGCTGAGGGCATCGTTGTGCAATCTTTCAATGCAGATCTGCTGTATGAGCCATGGGAAGTTGTCGATGATGAAGGGCAACCATTCACCATGTTTGCCCCGTTCTGGAACAGGTGCCTAAGCATGCCGTATGATCCCCCCGCGCCACTTCTGCCCCCAAAGAAGATCAATTCAG GTGACTTAACAATGTGCCCATCGGATGATCTTATCTTTGAGGATGAGTCAGAGAGGGGAAGCAATGCTCTTCTGGCCCGAGCATGGACACCAGGATGGCAGAATGCAGACAAGGCCCTAACGGCCTTCCTCAACGGTCCACTGGCTGACTATTCAGTGAACCGCAAGAAGGCTGATAGTGCGAGCACATCCCTACTGTCACCTCACCTTCATTTCGGTGAGCTTAGCGTGCGCAAGGTCTTCCATCTAGTTCGTATGAAGCAGCTTGTGTGGAGCAACGACGGCAACCACGCTGCTGAGGAGAGCTGCACCCTGTTTCTCGGTTCCATTGGCCTGCGGGAGTACTCCCGGTATCTGAGCTTCAACCATCCAAGCAGCCATGAGAGGCCCCTCTTGGCACACCTCAGGTTTTTCCCCTGGGTGGTCAATGAGTGCTActtcaagatttggaggcaGGGAAGGACTGGGTACCCGCTTGTTGATGCTGGCATGAGGGAACTGTGGGCGACAGGGTGGTTGCATGACCGGATACGTGTGGTGGTGTCAAGCTTCTTTGTCAAGGTCCTTCAACTTCCATGGCGATGGGGTATGAAGTACTTTTGGGACACTTTACTGGATGCTGATCTTGAGAGTGATGCACTGGGCTGGCAGTACATCACTGGCTCTCTTCCTGATGGCCGAGAGCTTGACCGCATTGACAACCCTCAG TTTGAAGGCTACAAGTTCGACCCACATGGGGAGTATGTGCGACGGTGGATTCCGGAGCTTGCAAGGCTGCCGACAGAATGGATACATCACCCATGGGATGCACCTGTTTCCGTGCTGCAAGCTGCAGGAATTGAGTTGGGCTCCAACTATCCTCTCCCCATAATTGAGCTAGACGCAGCCAAAGCCAGGCTGCAAGAAGCCCTGTCAGAAATGTGGCAGATGGAGGCCGCATCAAGGGCCACAATGAACAATGGAATGGAGGAAGGCCTCGGAGACTCCTCAGAGGTTCCACCGATTGAGTTTCCTCGAGAATTACATATGGAAATCGATCGGCAGCCAGCCCAGGCAACGGCCAATGTGCCGACTACTGCTCGGAGGCGTCAGGATCAGATGGTGCCTACCATGACGTCTTCACTGAACAGAGCTGAAACAGCGGTTTCTGCCGACCTGGGGAACAGTGAGGATACTAGAGCACAGGTTCCGTTTCATGCACATATCGAACCTCGAGTTCAAAGGGAAGATGCAAATGCAATCCAAAATGCAGAAGGCCCTGCTCTTAGAATCCATGGTGTTCACCAGCCAAACTTCTTTCAGCAACCTCAGCATCGTAGGCGAGAAGCTGTTGCGCCATCGGTGTCCGAGGCGTCAAGTAGCTGGACCGGAAGAGAAGGCGCTGTAGTCCCAGTTTGGTCACCTCCTGCTGCATCAGGCCATTCAGAAACTTTTGCTGCTGATGAAGCTGACGTTTCTAGTAGGAGTTATTTGGATAGGCATCCACAGTCGCACCGGTTGATGAACTGGAGTCAGCTACCCCAGTCATT GACAACAGGCTGGGAACTGGGAAATTCCGTGCAGCCAAACTTAATTGGTTAG
- the LOC117864090 gene encoding cryptochrome-1 isoform X2 — translation MSVSSSPMCGGGDTGMRIVVWFRRDLRVEDNPALAAAARAGGEVVPAYVWSPEEDGPYYPGRVSRWWISQSLQHLDASLRRLGAGKLVTRRSDDAVVALLQLVRDTGATHVYFNHLYDPISLVRDHRLKEMLTAEGIVVQSFNADLLYEPWEVVDDEGQPFTMFAPFWNRCLSMPYDPPAPLLPPKKINSGDLTMCPSDDLIFEDESERGSNALLARAWTPGWQNADKALTAFLNGPLADYSVNRKKADSASTSLLSPHLHFGELSVRKVFHLVRMKQLVWSNDGNHAAEESCTLFLGSIGLREYSRYLSFNHPSSHERPLLAHLRFFPWVVNECYFKIWRQGRTGYPLVDAGMRELWATGWLHDRIRVVVSSFFVKVLQLPWRWGMKYFWDTLLDADLESDALGWQYITGSLPDGRELDRIDNPQFEGYKFDPHGEYVRRWIPELARLPTEWIHHPWDAPVSVLQAAGIELGSNYPLPIIELDAAKARLQEALSEMWQMEAASRATMNNGMEEGLGDSSEVPPIEFPRELHMEIDRQPAQATANVPTTARRRQDQMVPTMTSSLNRAETAVSADLGNSEDTRAQVPFHAHIEPRVQREDANAIQNAEGPALRIHGVHQPNFFQQPQHRRREAVAPSVSEASSSWTGREGAVVPVWSPPAASGHSETFAADEADVSSRSYLDRHPQSHRLMNWSQLPQSL, via the exons ATGTCGGTCTCGTCCTCGCCCATGTGTGGCGGCGGGGACACCGGGATGAGGATCGTGGTGTGGTTCCGGAGGGACCTCAGGGTGGAGGACAACCCGGCGCttgcggcggccgcgcgcgccggcggggaggtggtGCCGGCGTACGTgtggtcgccggaggaggatGGCCCTTACTATCCGGGGCGAGTCTCCCGGTGGTGGATCAGCCAGAGCCTGCAGCATCTGGACGCCTCGCTCCGCCGGCTAGGGGCAGGAAAGCTCGTCACGCGGAGGTCGGacgacgccgtcgtcgcgctGCTCCAGCTCGTCCGCGACACCGGCGCCACGCACGTCTACTTCAATCATCTCTACG ACCCGATCTCACTGGTCAGGGACCACCGGCTGAAGGAGATGCTGACGGCTGAGGGCATCGTTGTGCAATCTTTCAATGCAGATCTGCTGTATGAGCCATGGGAAGTTGTCGATGATGAAGGGCAACCATTCACCATGTTTGCCCCGTTCTGGAACAGGTGCCTAAGCATGCCGTATGATCCCCCCGCGCCACTTCTGCCCCCAAAGAAGATCAATTCAG GTGACTTAACAATGTGCCCATCGGATGATCTTATCTTTGAGGATGAGTCAGAGAGGGGAAGCAATGCTCTTCTGGCCCGAGCATGGACACCAGGATGGCAGAATGCAGACAAGGCCCTAACGGCCTTCCTCAACGGTCCACTGGCTGACTATTCAGTGAACCGCAAGAAGGCTGATAGTGCGAGCACATCCCTACTGTCACCTCACCTTCATTTCGGTGAGCTTAGCGTGCGCAAGGTCTTCCATCTAGTTCGTATGAAGCAGCTTGTGTGGAGCAACGACGGCAACCACGCTGCTGAGGAGAGCTGCACCCTGTTTCTCGGTTCCATTGGCCTGCGGGAGTACTCCCGGTATCTGAGCTTCAACCATCCAAGCAGCCATGAGAGGCCCCTCTTGGCACACCTCAGGTTTTTCCCCTGGGTGGTCAATGAGTGCTActtcaagatttggaggcaGGGAAGGACTGGGTACCCGCTTGTTGATGCTGGCATGAGGGAACTGTGGGCGACAGGGTGGTTGCATGACCGGATACGTGTGGTGGTGTCAAGCTTCTTTGTCAAGGTCCTTCAACTTCCATGGCGATGGGGTATGAAGTACTTTTGGGACACTTTACTGGATGCTGATCTTGAGAGTGATGCACTGGGCTGGCAGTACATCACTGGCTCTCTTCCTGATGGCCGAGAGCTTGACCGCATTGACAACCCTCAG TTTGAAGGCTACAAGTTCGACCCACATGGGGAGTATGTGCGACGGTGGATTCCGGAGCTTGCAAGGCTGCCGACAGAATGGATACATCACCCATGGGATGCACCTGTTTCCGTGCTGCAAGCTGCAGGAATTGAGTTGGGCTCCAACTATCCTCTCCCCATAATTGAGCTAGACGCAGCCAAAGCCAGGCTGCAAGAAGCCCTGTCAGAAATGTGGCAGATGGAGGCCGCATCAAGGGCCACAATGAACAATGGAATGGAGGAAGGCCTCGGAGACTCCTCAGAGGTTCCACCGATTGAGTTTCCTCGAGAATTACATATGGAAATCGATCGGCAGCCAGCCCAGGCAACGGCCAATGTGCCGACTACTGCTCGGAGGCGTCAGGATCAGATGGTGCCTACCATGACGTCTTCACTGAACAGAGCTGAAACAGCGGTTTCTGCCGACCTGGGGAACAGTGAGGATACTAGAGCACAGGTTCCGTTTCATGCACATATCGAACCTCGAGTTCAAAGGGAAGATGCAAATGCAATCCAAAATGCAGAAGGCCCTGCTCTTAGAATCCATGGTGTTCACCAGCCAAACTTCTTTCAGCAACCTCAGCATCGTAGGCGAGAAGCTGTTGCGCCATCGGTGTCCGAGGCGTCAAGTAGCTGGACCGGAAGAGAAGGCGCTGTAGTCCCAGTTTGGTCACCTCCTGCTGCATCAGGCCATTCAGAAACTTTTGCTGCTGATGAAGCTGACGTTTCTAGTAGGAGTTATTTGGATAGGCATCCACAGTCGCACCGGTTGATGAACTGGAGTCAGCTACCCCAGTCATTGTGA
- the LOC117864112 gene encoding probable protein phosphatase 2C 41, giving the protein MARFCCFGAGFSEFTGHGSTASGKGKGCQGQVKVCYGYNLVRGKTNHPMEDYHVADFAEVKGNELGLFAIYDGHLGDTVPAYLQKNLFSNILNEEEFWTHTDRAIIKAYEKTDQAILSHTPDLGQGGSTAVTAILVNGRKLWVANVGDSRAVLLKGGQPIQMSIDHDPNVERSVIENRGGFVSNMPGDVPRVCGQLAVSRAFGDRNLKSLLRSEPDIKVENIDHTAELLVLASDGLWKVMNNQEVVDVAKRFKDPYAAAKQLTAEALKRDSKDDISCIVVRFKA; this is encoded by the exons ATGGCAAGGTTTTGCTGCTTTGGTGCTGGGTTCTCAGAG TTCACCGGGCATGGGTCAACAGCATCTGGTAAAGGGAAAGGCTGTCAGGGACAAGTTAAGGTCTGCTATGGCTATAACCTTGTAAGAGGGAAGACAAATCATCCAATGGAAGACTACCATGTCGCTGATTTTGCTGAAGTGAAGGGAAACGAGCTTGGTCTTTTCGCCATTTATGATGGTCATCTAGGAGATACCGTTCCTGCGTACTTACAGAAGAATCTGTTTTCAAATATTTTGAACGAA GAAGAATTTTGGACACATACAGATAGAGCGATCATAAAAGCTTACGAGAAAACAGACCAAGCTATTCTGTCGCATACTCCAGATTTGGGACAAGGTGGCTCCACTGCTGTAACTGCCATTCTTGTAAACGGCAGGAAGTTGTGGGTAGCTAATGTTGGGGATTCAAGAGCTGTTCTTTTGAAAGGCGGTCAACCCATACAGATGTCAATAGACCATGATCCGAATGTTGAGCGTAGCGTAATTGAAAATAGGGGTGGCTTTGTTTCAAACATGCCAG GAGATGTTCCCCGAGTATGTGGTCAGTTGGCTGTCTCCAGAGCTTTTGGAGACAGGAATCTAAAATCACTCTTGAGATCAGAGCCCGATATAAAAGTTGAAAACATAGATCACACTGCTGAGCTACTTGTCCTTGCGAGTGACGGTCTATGGAAG GTGATGAACAATCAGGAAGTTGTTGATGTGGCCAAAAGGTTCAAGGATCCATATGCAGCTGCCAAGCAATTAACGGCTGAAGCGTTAAAAAGAGACAGTAAAGATGATATATCGTGCATTGTTGTTCGGTTCAAGGCATAA
- the LOC117864170 gene encoding ubiquitin carboxyl-terminal hydrolase 4: MVMGASGSKLEKALGDQFPEGERYFGLENFGNTCYCNSVLQALYFCIPFREQLLEYYANNKNPGDAEENLLTCLADLFMQISQAKKKTGVIAPKRFVQRVKKQNELFRSYMHQDAHEFLNFLLNELVDILEKESSAAKDSPQSSSPEKAPNGPVQPLANGVKKEPPVTLVHKNFQGILTNETRCLRCETVTARDETFLDLSVDIEQNSSITSCLKNFCSTETLNAEDKFFCDKCCSLQEAQKRMKIKKAPHILVIHLKRFKYIEQLGRYKKLSYRVVFPMELKLSNTSDDVDTEYSLFAVVVHVGSGPNHGHYVSLVKSHNHWLFFDDENVEMVEEQTLQTFFGSSHEYSGNTDHGYILFYEGLGGKS, from the exons ATGGTCATGGGAGCCAGCGGCTCCAAGCTCGAGAAGGCCCTCGGCGACCAGTTCCCGGAAGGCGAGCGCTACTTCGGCCTCGAGAACTTCGGCAACACCTGCTACTGCAACAGTGTCCTTCAG GCACTCTATTTTTGCATTCCATTCAGGGAGCAGTTACTGGAATATTATGCAAATAACAAAAATCCAGGAGACGCAGAGGAAAATCTTTTGACTTGTTTGGCTGACCTCTTTATGCAG ATAAGCCAAGCAAAGAAAAAAACTGGTGTTATTGCTCCAAAACGTTTTGTTCAGAGAGTGAAGAAACAAAATGAGTTGTTTCGCAGCTACATGCACCAG GATGCACACGAGTTCTTAAATTTTCTTTTGAATGAACTTGTTGATATTCTGGAAAAGGAGTCCAGTGCTGCGAAGGACTCCCCCCAATCTTCATCTCCTGAAAAAGCTCCAAATGGTCCAGTTCAACCTTTAGCCAATGGAGTTAAAAAGGAGCCACCCGTTACCCTGGTCCATAAGAATTTTCAG GGCATATTGACCAATGAAACAAGATGCTTAAGATGCGAAACAGTAACTGCAAGAGATGAAACATTTCTTGATCTTAGTGTTGACATTGAACAAAATAGTTCTATCACGAGCTGCCTGAAAAACTTCTGCTCTACAGAGACTTTAAATGCAGAGGATAAATTCTTCTGTGACAAATGCTGCAG TTTGCAAGAAGCACAAAAGAGAATGAAGATCAAGAAGGCTCCCCACATATTGGTGATCCACCTAAAGCGCTTCAAGTACATTGAGCAGCTTGGCCGATATAAGAAGCTTTCATACCGGGTTGTATTCCCCATGGAGCTGAAGCTCAGTAATACATCCGATGACGTAGACACCGAGTACTCCCTCTTCGCTGTCGTGGTCCACGTCGGAAGTGGCCCCAATCATGGGCATTATGTGAGCCTCGTCAAAAGCCACAACCACTGGTTGTTCTTTGACGACGAAAACGTGGAGATGGTCGAGGAGCAGACCCTGCAAACATTCTTCGGTTCCTCACATGAATACTCGGGCAACACAGACCATGGGTATATCTTGTTTTACGAGGGCCTTGGTGGGAAGAGTTAG